agcccggcccggccgtCGGGCCTAAAAATCAGGCCCGAGCCCAGGCCATCGCGCTAAAAGCTCGTCGGACCTCAGGCCGGGCCTCTTCATTAACGCGTGAATACGGCGGGCCCGGGCCCAGCCCGTCCCGGCCGTCGGGCTTGAAATCTAGGCCCGAACCCGGCCCGTGGACAAGGTCGGGTCCAGCTTTTTCGGGCCGGGTCGGGTCGGGCCGACTGGGCCAGGCTGCCTATGGCCAAGTCTAATTTAGAGGATGTGGTTGGATGGCCAGCTCCCACATCCATGTCCTCAGACTGGTCCGGGGACAAATAGTGTGTCCGTTTTGAGAGTCGATTTGGAGATGCCCTAAAGGACATGACCACAAAGAAGATAGCCTCTACAAAGTATACTTAACTACATTGAAATGTGGTGTTGTTTTAGACATATTTGAATGTTCAACTTTTGTATTTTCTTAAAGACTGCATCCTTCCTCACATGGAAAACCTTGCGTTCATCCCTGACGAATCAACACGTAACAACCAATCACACGTCATATTTGTGGCACAATGTTCTTTTAGGGAATATTTATGGCACAATGTAATATAGCCATCCACTGGTAGCCTCAAGGATATAAACCGGGTCCCATTTAAACCTACTATTCTAATATAttttttttgggaaaaataaactaTTGAGCTAACTAAATTTAATTTAAACTGGACTTGCAGGCGCCGTTTATTGCGCCATTTACATCCTTAGCCTCAAGATAGAATTAGTTTCAGTCAAGTATGCCCATTGAAAGGAAACGGGTCCACATGTCGTCGAAGAGGATGCTCTTATTTTAGTGAGCAATTTTAAGGTTTTGGCTATCAAGCGAACAATTTTCTACCAAGAGGAATTTCAAAATGAGAGACGGCAAACGATAGGCCCGGCCAGCGGTCCCTTTCCAGCGGCACCTCGGCCCACGGCCCACCTGCCACCTCACACCACACCACCCTGCTCGGCAGTGGCACCGGAGCACGCCGCAATCCCCGAGCTTCGCTGGGGCTGGGACCTGGGAGGGGAGCCTTCCCGTCGCTTGACGCGTTTCTCGATCGTTCCCCGTGGCGGCGGGCCGCGCACGCCGCCCCGATCATTTCGCGGGTCTCTCCCGCCGCGGGTCGCCGGAGGAGGATGCCCGTGGAAGGCGCCGTGGGGATCAAGGGCGAGGAGATGGAGCAGGCCTCGGCGACAACTCCTACCACCAGGTACAGAATGCCCCGCGGCATTTCCTTTGCTGGGTTCGTCCAATTTCGCCGTCTCCGTCCGGAACCCACCCCGTAGCTCCTTTTTAGCTTCGATTCGAAAGAGGGTTTCTCGTGCTGGGGTTTTTGCGAGCTGTAGTTTGCGGCGTCGATTGCTCCAGGCGTTGGGGATTTTGGGCGCCGGAGATGAACCGTGGGCGTGATGAGCTGTTTTGATTTGGCCAACTGCTAGGGTGGGGTGGTGTATAGCTGCGTTTCGGTCGAATTCTGTTTGCGATGTGGCTGGACAGACTACTGAATTTTGTCGGAGAATGCCAACGTGTTCCTCGTTAAAAACATTGGGGCCAATTTTGTACATGCGAAATTGAACTGCTTTGTCGTGAAAATTTGGGGAAATGGAACTAGTTGTACTTGTAGTATTCAAATGATTCCAGCAGTAGGGCTAACAGTGTTCATGTTTGGAACTTGTAAGTTCTGGGAAGTCTGACAGGATATCTTGTTCTGATAGATTTCTGAAAGTTGTTTGAGTTGTCTACTGAAATTTTAGCTTAACAGAGCAGATAAATGTATTTTCTAGAACGCTGGCATGGCCTTGTTTATCACGGTTTGCATAGAGACTGAGATGTGCATCTCTCTGTTTGGAACTTGCAAGTTCTGGGAAGTTTGACAGGATATCCTGGCCTGATAGATTTCTGAAAACTGTTTGCATTGTCTACTGAATTTTTAGCTTAATAAAGCACATGATGCACAGCAATTCCTTGGTACAGTTCGTACAAAATACATTTGCTCCTAACTCCTAGGATTTAAGTATTCAACAACTGAACTCAGCCAATCCAGTGAGTGTGCTTGCAAATATGCATTTCCAATGAACAAACAACGACTAGTTGATATCTCTGTGCGGTTCAACTAGCTACCAATTCAGAACTCAGCTTCAGGAATAGCACAACATTTCTGCATATCTTCTTGCTCATATACATGCTGACATTTGTTGATTAACCATTCCTAGAACACCGGCATGGCCTTGTTTATCGCAGTTTGCAAGACATCTGAGATGTGCATTTCGCTCTTTGCGTGCAGTACGATCAGGACAAAGCGAGCTCGTCCCAAGAGCAGTGCCACGCTCAAGACTCCAGTGGCGGCTCCTCCTGGAGGGGAGGGTGGTCCGGAGGATAGGGACCACATGTACCGGGGTGTTCGGCAGCGCAGGTGGGGCAGGTGGGCCTCTGAAGTCCGTGAGCCCAACCGCGGCAAGCGACACTGGCTGGGCACCTTCGACAACGCCGTTGACGCCGCCCTCGCATACGACAGGGCCGCCGTGGCCATCTTTGGCTCCCGCGCAATCGTCAACTTCCCATCTGCCTTCTTCATCTCCACCGCCCAGCCAGTGCAATGCCATCCCGCGTCTTCTTCTCCTTCTGCCGCTGCTGCCTCTGTCTTTGTTGAGCATAAACTGAGGCCGATGCTCGCTGCTGCCTCTGTCCTTACTGAGCATGGAGTGAAGCCGATGATGGCTGCTGCCTCTATCCTTGATGAGCATGAAGTAAAGCCGGTGATCACCGCCTCTGTCTTCGGTGAGCGTGAAGTGAAGCCAATGGTCGCTGCTTCTGTCTTTCGTGAACGCGAAGTGAAGCCGGTGATCACCGCCTCTGTCTTCCATGAGCATGAAGTAAAGCCGGTGATCACCGCCTCTGTCTTCGGTGAGCGTGAAGTGAAGCCAATGGTCGCTGCTTCTGTCTTCGGTGA
This DNA window, taken from Triticum aestivum cultivar Chinese Spring chromosome 1D, IWGSC CS RefSeq v2.1, whole genome shotgun sequence, encodes the following:
- the LOC123171001 gene encoding dehydration-responsive element-binding protein 2D, producing the protein MPVEGAVGIKGEEMEQASATTPTTSTIRTKRARPKSSATLKTPVAAPPGGEGGPEDRDHMYRGVRQRRWGRWASEVREPNRGKRHWLGTFDNAVDAALAYDRAAVAIFGSRAIVNFPSAFFISTAQPVQCHPASSSPSAAAASVFVEHKLRPMLAAASVLTEHGVKPMMAAASILDEHEVKPVITASVFGEREVKPMVAASVFREREVKPVITASVFHEHEVKPVITASVFGEREVKPMVAASVFGEREVKPMVAASVFHEREVKPMVPASVFGEREVKPMVAASDFGEREMKPMVAASVFGECEVKPIVAASVFGEHEVKPMPVHGVGDDAWITQHWDASWAEREEVYADYLKDIAMYIDVDAITEKLAYHPDIYGKDYQLDGFDAEFTVSPLWELGD